A genome region from Chthonomonas sp. includes the following:
- a CDS encoding DUF1592 domain-containing protein, with translation MKNAILLGGGAVALLASLGAQSKAPEPDPFATAGLPLVKKYCYSCHGDAKASMAGIYLGDLKRAGDLRAKSALTTKVLKAIESGHMPPSHVTQPSKAERTNLIDAIAKSVATDCDLTEPGKVTMRRLNKVEYNNTIRDLFGFDFKPADRFPSDDVGYGFDNIGDVLSVSPLHVEQYLAAAEEVARRAILVHEVKVRQFEAAELKSIGGTSPVAEGINYFTNAKGTLKLEFPRAGRYRISVTARGQLAGPELPRMTVSLEGQSPQTVDVPGKAVKFDFPFDIAGAGPKTLTIAYINDYYQPTENDASKRDRNLIVMRIDQVGPLDPPTQMPASHRQILFARPNATNQDAVANQIISAFARRAFRRPPTDTEVARLTDIAGLAYKNGESFERGIQLAITACLVSPNFIYRIEENTTQTRPLNGYEMATRLSYFLWSSCPDEELLTLAAAGKLNDDATLLAQTRRMIADPRSRALAENFAGQWLQLRSLDVVQPSQEMFQRYTPSLRQAMRDETELYFDGILRENRSILEFIDSNYTYVNQELAAHYGLPPVSGPAMQRVTLADKNRGGVLTQGSFLTVTSNPTRTSPVKRGKFIMENILGTPPPPPPPAVDALSEDKAKIAGLTMRQRMVAHRKNPTCNSCHSKMDPLGLSLENFSAIGQWRTKDDGNAVVDASGDLPTGEKFDGPSGLKRVLMERKDDFTRSLADRLLTYATGRGMKLEDRCHIDEIIKQAKTNGLKFQSLIESVVLSAPMRNAGPAPRPPVTPTKK, from the coding sequence ATGAAGAACGCGATTCTTCTCGGCGGCGGCGCGGTGGCTCTGCTTGCCTCGCTGGGCGCGCAATCCAAAGCGCCCGAACCCGATCCCTTTGCGACCGCGGGGTTACCGCTCGTCAAAAAATACTGCTACTCCTGCCACGGCGATGCCAAGGCCAGCATGGCCGGCATCTACTTGGGTGATCTCAAGCGAGCCGGCGATCTGCGCGCTAAATCCGCGCTGACGACCAAGGTCCTTAAGGCGATTGAATCCGGGCATATGCCTCCGAGCCACGTCACCCAGCCGAGCAAAGCCGAGCGCACGAACCTCATTGACGCCATCGCCAAGTCGGTGGCCACCGATTGCGACCTGACCGAGCCCGGCAAAGTGACGATGCGCCGCCTGAACAAGGTGGAATACAACAACACGATCCGCGACCTGTTTGGGTTTGATTTTAAGCCGGCCGATCGTTTTCCCAGCGACGACGTGGGCTACGGCTTCGACAATATCGGCGACGTGTTGAGCGTTTCGCCGCTGCATGTGGAGCAGTATCTGGCCGCCGCCGAGGAAGTGGCTCGCCGCGCGATTCTGGTTCACGAGGTGAAAGTCCGTCAGTTTGAAGCGGCCGAGCTCAAGTCCATCGGCGGCACTTCGCCGGTCGCCGAAGGCATCAACTACTTTACCAACGCAAAAGGCACCCTGAAGCTGGAGTTTCCGCGCGCCGGACGCTATCGAATCAGCGTGACCGCGCGAGGGCAACTGGCCGGGCCCGAGCTTCCCCGCATGACCGTGAGTTTGGAGGGGCAATCTCCCCAAACCGTGGATGTGCCGGGCAAGGCCGTCAAGTTCGATTTCCCGTTTGATATTGCTGGCGCGGGGCCGAAAACCCTGACGATCGCCTACATCAACGACTACTACCAGCCCACCGAGAACGACGCGTCAAAGCGCGACCGCAACCTCATCGTGATGCGCATCGATCAGGTTGGGCCGCTGGATCCGCCGACGCAGATGCCGGCGAGTCACCGCCAAATCCTGTTCGCGCGCCCCAACGCGACGAACCAAGATGCGGTGGCGAACCAGATTATCAGCGCCTTTGCGCGGCGCGCCTTCCGAAGGCCGCCGACCGACACCGAGGTGGCGCGGCTGACCGACATCGCCGGGCTCGCCTACAAGAATGGCGAGAGCTTTGAGCGCGGCATCCAACTCGCGATCACCGCGTGCCTGGTGTCGCCCAACTTCATCTACCGAATCGAGGAGAACACGACCCAAACCCGCCCGCTCAATGGCTACGAAATGGCGACGCGGCTCTCGTATTTTCTGTGGAGTTCCTGCCCTGACGAAGAGCTGCTGACGCTCGCCGCCGCGGGCAAACTCAACGACGACGCCACGCTACTCGCCCAGACCCGGCGGATGATCGCCGATCCGCGCTCGCGGGCTCTGGCCGAAAACTTCGCCGGGCAATGGCTACAACTGCGGAGCCTCGACGTGGTGCAGCCAAGCCAGGAGATGTTCCAGCGGTACACGCCGAGCTTGCGGCAAGCCATGCGCGATGAAACCGAGCTGTACTTCGACGGCATCCTGCGCGAAAACCGCAGCATCCTGGAATTCATTGACTCCAACTACACCTATGTGAACCAGGAGCTCGCCGCCCACTACGGCCTGCCCCCGGTGAGCGGTCCGGCCATGCAGCGTGTGACGCTCGCGGACAAGAATCGCGGCGGCGTGCTGACGCAAGGAAGCTTCCTCACGGTGACCAGTAATCCGACGCGCACCAGCCCGGTGAAGCGCGGCAAGTTCATCATGGAGAACATTTTGGGCACGCCTCCGCCGCCGCCTCCGCCCGCCGTGGACGCGCTGAGCGAAGACAAGGCCAAGATCGCGGGCCTCACGATGCGCCAGCGCATGGTCGCTCACCGCAAAAACCCGACTTGCAACTCGTGCCACAGCAAAATGGACCCGCTCGGCCTTTCGCTGGAGAATTTCAGCGCGATTGGGCAGTGGCGCACCAAAGATGATGGCAATGCGGTGGTGGACGCGAGCGGCGACTTGCCGACCGGCGAGAAGTTCGACGGCCCCAGCGGACTGAAGCGAGTGCTCATGGAACGCAAAGACGACTTCACCCGGAGCCTCGCCGACCGCTTGCTGACCTACGCGACCGGTCGTGGCATGAAGCTCGAAGACCGTTGCCACATCGACGAAATCATCAAGCAAGCCAAAACCAACGGCCTCAAATTTCAGTCTCTCATTGAAAGTGTTGTGCTCAGCGCGCCCATGCGGAACGCTGGTCCGGCACCTCGCCCGCCCGTCACGCCTACAAAAAAATGA
- a CDS encoding DUF1552 domain-containing protein, with amino-acid sequence MISRRTVLRGLGTAVALPTLEAMSPMRALAMSPAKTPVRLAYLFVPNGMSMEHWRPAATGKLGELPELLRPLKGVQGKINVLSGLAQKYAEANGDGPGDHARSAAAWLTGVQPFKTAGSDIRVGLSADQLAAQTLGKDTKFASLELGCERGGLAGNCDSGYSCAYSSAISWRTASTPVAKEVNPRLVFERLFGSLDASDNAASRAIRAKQNASILDFVLEDAASLRNRLGAKDASKLDEYLVGVREIEQRLVKFEKDNQLAGAKAPTGVPSDFGEHIRLMGDMMILAFQSDMTRVCTFMFANEGSNRSYPMVGVNEGHHEISHHGRDAHKMEMKRQIDLFHMQQLAYILTKMNSIQEGTGTLLDNTLLVFGGGIGDGDRHNHDDLPILLAGSAGGAVRTGQHLTYNDRTPMTNLFLGMFDRAGINIDKFGDSTGKLNPLF; translated from the coding sequence ATGATCTCTCGCAGAACTGTCTTGCGCGGTCTTGGAACCGCCGTCGCCTTGCCCACGCTGGAGGCGATGTCGCCGATGCGCGCGCTGGCGATGAGCCCGGCCAAAACTCCGGTGCGGCTCGCCTACTTGTTTGTGCCCAACGGCATGAGCATGGAGCATTGGCGACCCGCGGCGACCGGGAAACTCGGCGAACTCCCCGAGCTTCTGCGACCGCTCAAGGGCGTGCAGGGCAAGATCAACGTGCTTTCGGGCTTGGCGCAAAAGTACGCCGAGGCCAATGGCGATGGTCCGGGCGATCACGCCCGATCCGCCGCCGCATGGCTCACCGGCGTCCAGCCGTTTAAGACCGCGGGCAGCGACATCCGCGTTGGCTTGAGCGCCGACCAGTTGGCGGCCCAAACCTTGGGCAAGGACACCAAGTTTGCGAGCCTCGAACTCGGCTGCGAGCGCGGCGGCCTCGCCGGCAACTGCGATAGCGGTTATAGCTGCGCCTATAGCAGCGCGATTTCGTGGCGGACGGCTAGCACGCCCGTCGCCAAAGAGGTCAATCCGCGGCTCGTTTTCGAACGCCTTTTCGGTTCACTCGATGCAAGCGACAACGCCGCGAGTCGCGCCATACGGGCCAAGCAGAACGCCAGTATCCTCGACTTTGTTTTGGAAGATGCCGCGAGTCTACGCAACAGGCTGGGGGCCAAGGACGCCAGCAAACTGGACGAGTACCTAGTGGGCGTGCGCGAGATTGAGCAGCGTTTGGTCAAATTTGAAAAGGACAACCAACTCGCGGGGGCCAAGGCGCCCACCGGCGTCCCGAGCGATTTTGGCGAACACATTCGCCTGATGGGCGACATGATGATCCTCGCGTTCCAGTCGGACATGACCCGCGTCTGCACGTTCATGTTCGCCAACGAAGGCAGTAATCGTAGCTACCCGATGGTCGGCGTGAACGAGGGCCACCACGAGATTTCACACCACGGTCGCGACGCGCACAAGATGGAGATGAAGCGCCAGATTGACCTCTTCCACATGCAGCAACTCGCCTACATTCTCACGAAAATGAACTCGATTCAGGAAGGCACGGGCACGCTGCTCGACAACACACTGCTCGTGTTCGGGGGAGGAATCGGCGACGGCGACCGTCACAACCACGACGATTTGCCGATCTTGCTCGCGGGTTCGGCGGGCGGCGCCGTCCGGACCGGCCAGCACCTCACATACAACGATCGCACGCCGATGACAAACCTGTTCCTCGGCATGTTCGACCGCGCCGGGATCAACATTGACAAGTTCGGCGACAGCACCGGCAAGCTGAATCCGCTGTTCTAG